The following DNA comes from Alkalibaculum bacchi.
TATTTCAATTATTCTTAATATGTCATCGATTATTTCAATTTTGTTTACAGAAAAATTATTTCGAGCAATAATTAGTGAAATTATTATAAGTGTAAGTATATGAATCATTTGGTCTACTGCATAAATTACATTATCACTCTTTATAGAAAAATTTTTATTCTTCTTAATAAACAGATACTTAGCTGAATCAACAAGTAAATGAATTAATGCCATTATCGGCATAACACTCTTTGCCCAGTCATCAACAATGATTATCATAAAAACAAAACAACTTATTGCGTATATAGAGGAATGTTTTACTATACCCTTAAAATCACTATTTTTTTCTTTAGACAAATTTTCAGACTGAAAATAAAAATCCCCTAGAATATGAATAAATAATAGAATTAAAAATACATTTTTAAACATACTGTTCACCTTTGATGCCTGAAAGAAAATTACTCACTGTTTCAATTCCATTTTGATATGAATAAAAACCCGAGCCAATTAAAGCCTTATTTACGCTTGACTGGCTTATTTTTAATTTATCAGCAGTTTTATATTGATTTTCTTCAGATTTAATATAACTAC
Coding sequences within:
- a CDS encoding DUF3307 domain-containing protein; amino-acid sequence: MFKNVFLILLFIHILGDFYFQSENLSKEKNSDFKGIVKHSSIYAISCFVFMIIIVDDWAKSVMPIMALIHLLVDSAKYLFIKKNKNFSIKSDNVIYAVDQMIHILTLIIISLIIARNNFSVNKIEIIDDILRIIEISPYQSFTWILAILFVGKPANVTIKKLLSPFKPSASELETSTPLSLQEYSKVEPESACTLCESKDIQGNMISDEIRAGAFIGFLERFIILILLAISQYSAIGLVLTAKSIARYDKIAKDQVFVEYIY